A genomic stretch from Euwallacea fornicatus isolate EFF26 chromosome 10, ASM4011564v1, whole genome shotgun sequence includes:
- the LOC136341352 gene encoding homeobox protein unplugged-like: protein MNFSQDQTEITQPQQDSLPARPVPRPFSIEALMSDCGPRRSDHEGVAVLPWRIAQNNNAAQYQDVREFNSRDSDSESSLDMELAQDLSRRSRKDGSDLEDEDAEDTQNSDGGQPDGSTSAKARRRRTAFTSEQLLELEREFHAKKYLSLTERSQIASALRLSEVQVKIWFQNRRAKWKRVKAGLGTGPHQNNKGSQQKSKLVVPIPVHVNRFAVRSQHQQLERALGDLAGRVLASHAALRVGLDLHGFHPHPHHQSPPH, encoded by the exons atgaacttttccCAGGATCAAACTGAGATTACTCAGCCTCAACAGGACTCTTTGCCCGCCAGACCTGTGCCTAGACCCTTTTCCATTGAGGCGCTTATGAGTGATTGTGGACCGAGAAGGAGTGACCATGAGGGGGTAGCGGTACTCCCTTGGCGAATTGCGCAGAACAATAACGCGGCTCAGTACCAGGATGTTCGGGAGTTCAACAGCAGGGATTCGGACTCAGAAAGTAGTTTGGATATGGAGTTGGCGCAGGATTTATCTAGGAGGAGTAGGAAAGATG GTTCAGATTTGGAAGACGAAGACGCAGAGGACACTCAAAACTCGGACGGTGGCCAGCCCGACGGCTCCACTTCGGCAAAGGCCAGACGAAGAAGAACCGCTTTCACCAGCGAACAACTTCTAGAGCTAGAGCGGGAGTTTCACGCGAAAAAGTACCTATCTTTGACCGAACGCAGCCAAATAGCTTCCGCTCTAAGACTTAGTGAAGTTCAG GTGAAAATCTGGTTCCAAAATCGACGAGCCAAATGGAAACGAGTCAAAGCAGGGCTGGGTACCGGTCCCCACCAAAACAACAAAGGTTCTCAACAAAAGAGCAAGCTAGTGGTTCCTATTCCAGTGCACGTGAATAGGTTCGCGGTGCGAAGCCAGCACCAACAGCTGGAAAGGGCACTTGGTGATTTGGCCGGGCGGGTTCTGGCTAGCCACGCCGCCTTAAGGGTAGGTCTAGACTTGCACGGGTTCCATCCCCATCCCCATCACCAATCACCACCTCATTAA
- the LOC136341707 gene encoding proton-coupled zinc antiporter SLC30A2-like, producing MCEHLDDMEHLLLDDDNVDNSCLKCRKNNLSNGHVEDHLSSGKLIIEDPIYYESMPDNTEDSPLLINVNECFREHFSDAEFHCHSSLSSVEDSKALKKLLLASGFCFLFMLAELVGGYLADSLAIMTDAAHLFSDFVGFMISVMAIMMSKKSSNKHMTFGYYRAEVVGAFLSVLTIWFLAAVFLVLALRRLYREEYNIDANAMVVVASIGLVVNVIMGGILHGVCHAHSHGPTNHGDNINVRAAAAHVLGDLLQSVGVFLAAVIIKIFPDAQAADPICTLIFSVIIIFTTAQVGKDSVWLLMQGSPVTRENVSLELRKIGGVRHIHDVNIWSLAPGMNVVTAHLAVDEYCDKDVIIQNATSSIKTQLPIFSCTIQVETFNMEGVNNCKQCKLREC from the exons ATGTGTGAACATTTAGATGATATGGAGCATCTGCTCCTGGATGATGATAATGTGGATAACTCCTGCTTGAAGTGTCGGAAAAATAACCTATCCAATGGACATGTTGAGGACCATCTCAGTTCGGGGAAACTAATTATAGAAGATCCCATTTATTATGAGTCTATGCCAGATAATACAGAGGATTCgccattattaattaatgtaaat GAATGTTTCAGGGAACACTTTAGCGACGCCGAGTTCCATTGCCACAGTTCTTTATCATCTGTAGAAGACTCAAAAGCCCTTAAGAAGCTACTGCTCGCCTctggattttgttttttgtttatg ttaGCTGAGTTGGTGGGAGGTTACCTTGCTGATAGTTTAGCTATAATGACCGATGCGGCCCACTTATTTTCGGATTTTGTGGGGTTTATGATTTCGGTTATGGCTATTATGATGTCCAAGAAATCATCCAACAAACACATGACTTTTGGATATTATAGGGCGGAAGTCGTTGGTGCTTTTTTAAG TGTTTTGACGATATGGTTCCTAGCTGCTGTTTTTCTAGTCTTGGCCTTAAGAAGGCTATACAGGGAGGAATACAACATAGATGCTAATGCAATGGTCGTGGTGGCGTCAATAGGGCTTGTTGTCAATGTTAT AATGGGAGGCATCCTCCACGGAGTGTGTCACGCTCACAGTCACGGGCCGACTAACCATGGAGACAACATAAACGTTAGAGCTGCAGCCGCCCACGTATTAGGCGATCTACTGCAAAGCGTTGGCGTTTTTTTAGCTGCTGTGATCATTAAG ATATTCCCGGATGCCCAGGCAGCAGATCCGATTTGCACTCTTATTTTTTCTGTGATCATTATATTCACTACGGCCCAGGTGGGCAAGGACTCGGTGTGGTTGTTGATGCAGGGGAGTCCAGTGACCAGGGAGAATGTTTCTCTGGAATTGAGGAAAATAGGAGGAGTGCGCCACATTCACGACGTCAATATCTGGTCGCTAGCGCCGGGGATGAATGTGGTCACTGCTCATTTAGCCGTTG ATGAATATTGTGATAAAGACGTTATAATACAAAACGCGACGTCTTCAATTAAGACCCAATTACCTATCTTCAGTTGCACTATCCAAGTTGAAACGTTTAACATGGAGGGCGTTAATAACTGCAAACAGTGCAAATTGCGCGAATGCTGA
- the LOC136341710 gene encoding STE20-related kinase adapter protein alpha isoform X1 translates to MVNFNTNLRDYEIICTLGQCFEAKAIVNLAKHVPSGSLVALKKFNMDVVKEDSSLIDLEIILTKQFKHPNILPYFATFVHGPEVCVISPIMAFGSCRDLLNLHFNEGLPEQAIIIILRDLLDALKYLHQKGYIHRAIRASHVLISSGGKACLTGFRYACPIIINGRWQKTIHSFPSSTKANLNWLSPELLEQNLIGYNEKSDIYSTGMVICELANGSEPFADMSSTLMLTEKVRGCTPQLLDCTTVPRNVNGDCSEGDCDISQKIINRRFSEHLHELAQLCLNRESYDRPSAEQLLTHPIFKTIRKSLPLIDLLKPAIPLSDRVAVNSDDIETLDTLNNFSNLEIYSCEWDF, encoded by the exons ATGGTAAACTTCAACACAAATCTTCGGGATTACGAAATAATATGCACTTTAGGGCAATGTTTTGAGGCCAAAGCTATTGTAAATTTGGCCAAACATGTTCCTTCTGGGTCTTTGGTAGCCCTTAAAAAGTTCAACATGGACGTAGTGAAAGAGGACAGCTCCTTGATAGAT cTGGAGattatattaacaaaacaatttaagCATCCAAACATCTTGCCATATTTTGCCACTTTTGTGCATGGTCCCGAAGTTTGTGTTATAAGTCCTATAATGGCCTTTGGGTCCTGTCGAGATTTATTAAATCTACATTTCAATGAAG GACTCCCAGAACAAGCAATAATAATCATTCTGCGAGATTTGTTAGACGCGTTAAAGTATCTTCATCAGAAAGGATACATTCACAG GGCAATTAGAGCTAGTCATGTATTGATCTCTTCAGGTGGCAAAGCATGTCTGACAGGGTTTAGGTATGCATGCCCTATTATAATAAACGGAAGATGGCAGAAGACAATACATTCATTTCCATCTAGCACAAAGGCCAATCTCAATTGGTTAAGTCCTGAACTGCTAGAGCAAAATTTAATAG gcTACAATGAAAAATCCGATATTTACAGTACAGGAATGGTAATATGTGAACTGGCAAATGGTTCTGAACCATTTGCTGATATGTCTTCAACTTTGATGTTGACCGAGAAAGTGAGAGGGTGCACCCCACAGTTGTTAGACTGCACTACAGTGCCTCGTAATGTAAATGGAGATTGTAGTGAAG gCGATTGTGATATCAGccagaaaataattaataggcGTTTTAGTGAACACTTACATGAGTTGGCTCAATTATGTTTGAATAGAGAATCTTACGATAGGCCTAGTGCCGAGCAGTTACTTACTCatccaatttttaaaacgattCGAAAGTCGCTGCCTTTGATTGATTTACTAAAGCCAGCGATACCCTTGAGTGATAGAGTAGCTGTAAATAGTG ATGATATAGAAACGTTGGACACTTTGaataacttctcaaatttagaaatttattctTGTGAATGggacttttaa
- the LOC136341710 gene encoding STE20-related kinase adapter protein alpha isoform X2, which produces MFHNGQCFEAKAIVNLAKHVPSGSLVALKKFNMDVVKEDSSLIDLEIILTKQFKHPNILPYFATFVHGPEVCVISPIMAFGSCRDLLNLHFNEGLPEQAIIIILRDLLDALKYLHQKGYIHRAIRASHVLISSGGKACLTGFRYACPIIINGRWQKTIHSFPSSTKANLNWLSPELLEQNLIGYNEKSDIYSTGMVICELANGSEPFADMSSTLMLTEKVRGCTPQLLDCTTVPRNVNGDCSEGDCDISQKIINRRFSEHLHELAQLCLNRESYDRPSAEQLLTHPIFKTIRKSLPLIDLLKPAIPLSDRVAVNSDDIETLDTLNNFSNLEIYSCEWDF; this is translated from the exons ATGTTCCACAATG GGCAATGTTTTGAGGCCAAAGCTATTGTAAATTTGGCCAAACATGTTCCTTCTGGGTCTTTGGTAGCCCTTAAAAAGTTCAACATGGACGTAGTGAAAGAGGACAGCTCCTTGATAGAT cTGGAGattatattaacaaaacaatttaagCATCCAAACATCTTGCCATATTTTGCCACTTTTGTGCATGGTCCCGAAGTTTGTGTTATAAGTCCTATAATGGCCTTTGGGTCCTGTCGAGATTTATTAAATCTACATTTCAATGAAG GACTCCCAGAACAAGCAATAATAATCATTCTGCGAGATTTGTTAGACGCGTTAAAGTATCTTCATCAGAAAGGATACATTCACAG GGCAATTAGAGCTAGTCATGTATTGATCTCTTCAGGTGGCAAAGCATGTCTGACAGGGTTTAGGTATGCATGCCCTATTATAATAAACGGAAGATGGCAGAAGACAATACATTCATTTCCATCTAGCACAAAGGCCAATCTCAATTGGTTAAGTCCTGAACTGCTAGAGCAAAATTTAATAG gcTACAATGAAAAATCCGATATTTACAGTACAGGAATGGTAATATGTGAACTGGCAAATGGTTCTGAACCATTTGCTGATATGTCTTCAACTTTGATGTTGACCGAGAAAGTGAGAGGGTGCACCCCACAGTTGTTAGACTGCACTACAGTGCCTCGTAATGTAAATGGAGATTGTAGTGAAG gCGATTGTGATATCAGccagaaaataattaataggcGTTTTAGTGAACACTTACATGAGTTGGCTCAATTATGTTTGAATAGAGAATCTTACGATAGGCCTAGTGCCGAGCAGTTACTTACTCatccaatttttaaaacgattCGAAAGTCGCTGCCTTTGATTGATTTACTAAAGCCAGCGATACCCTTGAGTGATAGAGTAGCTGTAAATAGTG ATGATATAGAAACGTTGGACACTTTGaataacttctcaaatttagaaatttattctTGTGAATGggacttttaa
- the RPA2 gene encoding replication protein A 32 kDa subunit, which produces MWSSTGFNDSMAGGFNNTTTNSDSPSKKAGAVKRHQSVVPVVIRMLNDCTEDEFKMFGLPVQMVSVVGILINYEVQSTNASYTIEDHTGTLKAMWWLDSDGDDGTTQLPSVKEGSYVKAFGTIKTQEDRRTLMILNMLPVDDCNVITLHLLEVIKSRLQAEDLSNAAAFQIQKNNPGAELANTMIMMDENGASNAPLNMSEIQKQVFRLLQADNTAAGPDRDSILNKFSDTRKREASEALDFMVNEGHVYTTIDNEHFKITEAI; this is translated from the exons atgtgGTCTTCAACAG GTTTCAATGATTCTATGGCAGGAGGATTCAACAATACAACTACAAATTCGGATTCTCCGTCGAAAAAGGCGGGA GCTGTAAAACGACATCAGAGTGTTGTGCCAGTGGTCATTCGAATGTTGAATGATTGTACTGAGGATGAATTCAAAATGTTTGGGTTACCAGTTCAGATG GTGTCAGTAGTGGgcattttaataaactatGAAGTACAATCCACAAATGCTTCATACACAATAGAAGATCACACAGGCACCCTTAAAGCTATGTGGTGGCTAGATTCAGATGGAGATGATGGTACCACTCAGCTGCCTTCTGTTAAAGAGGGGTCATATGTCAAGGCTTTTGGTACAATCAAAACTCAAGAAGACAGAAGGACTCTCATGATACTGAACATGCTCCCTGTTGATGATTGCAATGTTATAACTTTACATTTACTGGAGGTGATTAAATCTAGGCTGCAGGCAGAAGACTTGAGCAATGCGGCT GCATTTCaaatacagaaaaataatCCTGGGGCTGAATTGGCTAATACAATGATAATGATGGATGAAAATGGGGCAAGCAATGCACCATTGAATATGTCAGAGATCCAGAAACAGGTATTTAGGTTGCTGCAGGCTGATAACACAGCAGCTGGACCTGACAGAGATagcattttaaacaaattttcagataCCAGGAAGAGGGAAGCTAG TGAGGCTTTAGACTTTATGGTAAATGAAGGTCATGTTTATACTACTATAGATAATGAACACTTTAAAATCACTGAAGCCATCTAG